A single Anopheles maculipalpis chromosome 3RL, idAnoMacuDA_375_x, whole genome shotgun sequence DNA region contains:
- the LOC126562809 gene encoding uncharacterized protein LOC126562809: MRMDVFRWLPGACGSLGPALIPPAHIAVLWYFWQNYSRFVDKRFCSCSCWDTVFKGTYESGIASYKHMYFNATQNTMKMWLLIVVGVIALYECTKHLIQLLLQCKVRYTMIVLFLLSIFSHYYAWWAYLNYYNDEYYHQWNHQLFFTITELISTSVVLHLANVENQVTARKTLSIVGIALLHILASGVDQFISNVFRGEGYPHQVVRDLGFMIPDVLHLLLPLWLLRQTRLESFSTRPFYRDRNLRRDVVLMFFVVTVLFTICSFL; this comes from the exons ATGAGGATGGACGTGTTTCGATGGTTGCCCGGTGCCTGCGGAAGTCTTGGACCGGCCCTTATACCACCGGCCCACATTGCCGTGCTGTGGTACTTCTGGCAGAATTACTCCCGGTTCGTGGACAAGCGCTTCTGTTCCTGCTCTTGCTGGGATACTGTTTTTAAGG GAACGTACGAATCGGGCATCGCTTCCTATAAGCACATGTACTTCAATGCGACGCAAAACACGATGAAGATGTGGCTGCTGATCGTGGTCGGTGTGATCGCACTGTACGAGTGTACGAAACATTTGATTCAGCTGCTGCTACAGTGCAAGGTGCGCTACACGATGATTGTGCTGTTTCTGCTGTCGATTTTTTCGCACTATTACGCGTGGTGGGCGTATCTGAATTACTACAACGACGAGTATTACCATCAGTGGAACCATCAGTTATTCTTTACT ATTACCGAGCTCATATCAACCAGCGTCGTGCTGCATTTAGCAAACGTTGAAAATCAGGTGACCGCCCGCAAAACGCTTAGTATCGTCGGCATAGCGCTGCTACACATCCTGGCAAGCGGTGTCGATCAGTTCATATCAAACGTGTTTCGCGGGGAAGGTTATCCCCATCAG GTCGTACGGGATCTTGGCTTCATGATACCGGACGTGTTGCATCTGTTGCTTCCACTGTGGCTGCTACGTCAAACACGCCTCGAAAGCTTCAGCACGCGACCATTCTACCGGGACCGCAATCTGCGCCGGGACGTTGTGCTGATGTTTTTCGTCGTTACAGTATTATTCACGATCTGTTCGTTTCTCTAG